TTAAAAAGATAGAGGTTACAGAAGAACAAATTTATAAAGGGGATTTATTATTAGTTAACAAAGATTATTCAGTTAAGGAAGATAGTGTTAGGTCTGATATTATAAATGTAGCTCAAAATAGTGAATTAGTAAGAGGCTATGGTGTATTGGATAGAAATATTCGCTTATCAAAGGATATTGTGAATAAGTTTTTGAACGTTATAGATGCGGCAGGAAAAGAAAGTGTTAATCATTTTTTGATTAGTAGCGGCTATCGGGATTTTCAAGAGCAAAGACAGTTATATGAAGAAATGGGCTCTGATTATGCACTCCCACCAGGATATAGTGAACATAATTTAGGGTTATCACTGGACGTTGGGTCAACTCAAGAGAAAATGGAGAAAGCTCCTGAAGGAAAATGGATTGAAGAAAATGTGTGGAAGCACGGTTTTGTGTTACGCTACCCGAAAAATAAAAGTAACATTACAGGCATTCAATATGAGCCATGGCATATACGTTACGTCGGTTTGCCTCATAGCGCAATCATGCAAGAAAAGAAATTTACTTTAGAAGAATACTTAGATTTCTTGAAGGAAAAAAAGGAGATTTCAACTAATGTTGAGGGGGAAGAGTATAAAGTTTCTTATTATAAAGTTTCAAACAATACGACCATTAATGTCCCGATAAATCAGCATTATGAAATTTCAGGGAACAATATGGACGGAGTAATTGTGACGGTTCATCAATAGTAGTTTATACTTTAAAAATTAAGCCAATATCATTAACTTTAAAACATTTGAGTGGTAAGATTTTTTTATTTTATCTTTAGACATAAAAACTTTATGACGAAGTAGAGAGGATTCTTAAGCTGATGGGCATGGATCACCATATCAAAAAAAGAAAATTGTTCGTTTGGACACAACTTATAGTAAGCGACAGCTAGTCTATAAACAAGCCATTTCTACAATTGCTACGTAATACATACTGGATTTATGTAAATATGTCCCGATATTATACTATTACTATATAAACTATAATATAAGTAATTCTTTTTATTGTTATATATCTGTCATTTATTGTTAAAGAATCCTTATAATAAGGATTCTTTTTTTGCATTAAATTTCTAAAAATAAAAGCTAGACCAATGCTAGTTTATTTACATAAATTTCGTTATCAGAAGTAAATGGAAACTGTTTTATAAATTTAACCACTTTTTATTATTATCATGACTACCCTTTTTATTTTTCCTAAAAACCCTAAAAACACATGTAAAGCCTGTATATACCTCCATATGCGTTTTTATAACGAATTAGACCAAATTACATCAAATTCTTCATCAAAAAGCAAAATAAACAAATTTGAAAAGTCGTTTTTAAATCAAGCCTCATTTTTTTAATACATTCTTTCAAAAAAAGGAAAAAGGGCTGGATTTTCATCACAGCTCACGTATTGATTGGCTCTGTATGTGTACATGTAGGATATTGAGAACAGCCATTAAATTTAAGCAAGAATTTTTTTCTTATTACCCTCGATACCATTAAGAATCCCTTTATATTTTCTAGAAAATATAATTGATAACATTACATAATTAAAAAATAAGTTAATAAAAACACCAAATATATTCAAGTTGAACACATAAATGGTCATAACCATCATTACAAAAGTAATTAAATTTATTATATCTGTTTTTATTAAAACATAATTACTTTGCCCTATAGTTTGTAAAGCATATTTATAAACATTATGTAACGGATTAAAGATATTGGCTATTATAATAAAGGTAAGTATACTTGTAGCATAATTAATTAAATTTGTATCATTTGCAATAAAGGCTACAACCTCATATTTTAAAAATACAAAAATAATACTTAAAACTATGTAAAATACCATAATAAGTCCTAAGGTCACCCTAGGAAGTTCCTTTAAATCCATTAATTGTTTAGATCCATACCTTTCATTAACTAGAGTTAAAATGGAAGAATAATACATATACATTGAAATTAAAATAATACTTAAAATTTGAGAAATTAATAAATATCCTGATAACTGTATATCTCCTGTTCGAGCAATCATAGCATTTACACCTATAATGAAAATACCGCCTTCTAAAATCTCTTGACCAACTAGAGAAGTGCTCTTTTTACATAAGAACTTTAAATTATTAATATATATTTTAAAGTTTAGAAAAGTAATTTTTAATTGTTTTCTACACAAATACATATAAAAAATTAAATTTATACTTAAAGCAATTATAGTTGCTATTGCCGAACCACTTATTCCTAATTTCGGAAAACCAAAGTTACCAAAAATCAGAAGATAATTTAATATTACATTCAGGATTGAGGCCACCGTTGAACCAATAAAAATCCATTCACATTACTAAAAGGTGAAATAGAAAAATTTGCAGACGGTGTTCGCGACTATGGACAGCAACTTACTGCCATGCAGGAAGGATTTAAAAACAGACTACCTGAATATAAACAAATGGCCAGTGATTTACGCTTAGTAAATCAAAATTTTCATAAGTTTGGAGATTCAGTACAAAAAACTGGGGCATCACTTCATAAACAAGCAGTAATGGCTGATGGACTAATTAATAGTGTCTCAACGCATGTTGCAGAAGCTCAACAAGCATTTCCGACACTACATACAGATATTATGTCTGGATTAGATGCTGCTAATAACATGATGGACTCTGATAATAAAATTGCGAGTTATAAAATTGATGTACCTGCAGCATCCAAAAACATTGGAAATATTGACTTGAGTAATGCACTATGTGATTTAGGTGGTGATCCATCTAGAGTATATGATTGTAAGAATGATGGAGATTTATCTTTCGTATTGGGTATTACGCCTATAATTGGTACAGGAAAAGAAATTGGACAACTCATAAAAGGGGAAGACTTAGTAACAGGTCAAAAATATGGTCCAGAAGATTATGCATGGGGGACACTGGCTGTCGTATCTGGTGGTACAACACGAGTTGTTGGTAAAGTTTTTGGAAAGGTTGCCGACCTTGAGAAGAAAGGTAAAGCACTAGAAGCGGCTGCAAAGAATACAAAACATGAAGTGAAAATATTAGGAAGAGGCTCTACAGGTAGAACTACTGCAAATACATTAGAAGAGCGACTTGCAATAATACAGACTCGATTATAAATTTAGAAATCCATAAGGAATATGTGATTTATGGTATTAGTTCATTTGATGGAGAATTAGACTATCTAATCTTAGGTGAAAATGAAAACTTGCCTTTTGGTACCCAGCCGAATTATTTGAAGTATCTAATCCTTTACAACCTTTAGAATGGTATTTTGCGGATCATAAAGATAGTAAAGCGACAACAATAGAATATATATGGGGTTATAAAGAATTA
This Bacillus thuringiensis DNA region includes the following protein-coding sequences:
- the vanY gene encoding VanY-A/VanY-F/VanY-M family D-Ala-D-Ala carboxypeptidase, producing MKKWVFISLFILCIVWGGFYISPLFQKEIDVKIAEKDDKEKAANIKKIEVTEEQIYKGDLLLVNKDYSVKEDSVRSDIINVAQNSELVRGYGVLDRNIRLSKDIVNKFLNVIDAAGKESVNHFLISSGYRDFQEQRQLYEEMGSDYALPPGYSEHNLGLSLDVGSTQEKMEKAPEGKWIEENVWKHGFVLRYPKNKSNITGIQYEPWHIRYVGLPHSAIMQEKKFTLEEYLDFLKEKKEISTNVEGEEYKVSYYKVSNNTTINVPINQHYEISGNNMDGVIVTVHQ